The following proteins are co-located in the Frigidibacter mobilis genome:
- a CDS encoding DNA methyltransferase gives MTGKKQDGSILVDDSAYQPVFIPGTQWRISSHNAEQGGTNLQKLLIPGRRFPFPKSLYAVEDALRFFVGSNREATILDFFSGSGTTAHAVMRLNHQDGGRRQCISVTNNEVAAEEQTALRTANLRPGDPEWEKWGICDYITKPRIAAAITGKTPDGQPIAGDYKFTDEFPMAEGFEENAEFFTLTYEAPVAVSHNLAFRRVAPLLWMRAGSEGRRIDDLPAQGWEVAGTYGLLVDLDRATEFCAAAALAEGLRVAYIVTDDDRRFQAVTRALPDTIEPVRLYESYLSNFRFAMGR, from the coding sequence GTGACCGGAAAGAAGCAAGACGGGTCAATCCTTGTTGATGATTCTGCATATCAGCCGGTCTTTATACCGGGGACGCAGTGGAGAATAAGCTCGCACAATGCTGAGCAAGGTGGAACGAACTTACAGAAGCTTCTGATTCCGGGGCGCCGCTTTCCATTCCCAAAATCCCTCTATGCGGTAGAAGATGCGTTGCGCTTCTTTGTGGGGAGCAATCGTGAGGCAACCATCCTCGACTTCTTCTCCGGTTCCGGCACCACAGCCCACGCCGTCATGCGCCTCAACCACCAGGATGGCGGGCGGAGGCAGTGTATCTCGGTGACGAACAACGAGGTGGCTGCGGAGGAACAGACCGCTCTGCGCACTGCCAACCTGCGCCCTGGCGACCCGGAGTGGGAGAAGTGGGGCATCTGCGATTACATCACCAAGCCCCGGATCGCGGCGGCCATCACCGGCAAAACGCCGGACGGCCAGCCCATCGCCGGCGACTACAAGTTCACCGACGAATTCCCGATGGCCGAGGGGTTCGAGGAGAACGCCGAGTTCTTCACCCTGACCTATGAGGCCCCGGTCGCCGTCAGCCACAACCTCGCCTTTCGGCGCGTGGCACCCCTCCTGTGGATGCGGGCCGGGTCAGAGGGCCGCCGCATCGATGATCTGCCCGCGCAGGGTTGGGAGGTGGCAGGCACCTACGGCCTGCTCGTGGACCTGGACCGCGCAACCGAGTTCTGCGCTGCGGCCGCCTTGGCGGAGGGTCTGCGCGTGGCCTATATCGTCACCGATGACGACCGGCGCTTTCAGGCGGTCACCCGGGCCTTGCCCGACACCATCGAACCGGTGCGGCTCTACGAGTCCTACCTTTCCAATTTCCGTTTTGCGATGGGCCGCTGA
- a CDS encoding DEAD/DEAH box helicase: MKFTLKDYQEEAVKDVLVNLKKASRRWREDKDKHAFSLTATTGAGKTVMAAAVFEALFHGDDNYDIEPDPGAVVIWFSDDPSLNEQSRFRLLEASDRISISDLVVVQSTFQRETLEAGKIYFLNTQKLGKSSLLVRGHDADDEGIEKDGQMRIMPDMRSFTIWDTIQNTIDDPALTLYLVLDEAHRGMRAATGAGEKTTIVKRLINGTGSVPGIPVVLGISATVDRFNAAMTDMQGRATLPNVVVDSAKVQASGLLKDTIILDVPKEVGQFDTVLVRRGTDKLKDISAAWAAYAQAQNDADTVLPLMVLQVPNSPDPNDIGRALDTIYDRWPDLPDDAVAHVFGEHTAQTFGRHTVRYISPERVQESTWVRILIAKDAISTGWDCPRAEVMVSFRPAKDKTHITQLLGRMVRTPLARRIPGNDRLNAVDCLLPFFDEQSVSEVAKALMSGGDGGDDLPGRRVLINPAEMKPNPAIAEAVWEKLVSLPSQTLPKRQARPVKRLTSLAHELAADGLLPEAGKLAHAEMHKVLEGTRARYKDEIAASRKAVMTVEGKSLKTDMKAGEMTFDDFLEVADYAVIEDAYRRAGRAISPDLATTYSDFIAKADGDPDDLEGALIEAHVTVAALGLVPQVKEALEAEAEKLATQWLSKYRVQIKSLSDERQDVYRQIREMSANPMEVDLARPTSWMQPTVIREANGNETLLPRFERHLLCGDDGLFPEDFNTWEGEVVNAELKRAGTLGWYRNPSRASQDSLGIVYAEGEETKIVRPDFVFLGQLADGSVVADIVDPHGIQFGDAMPKLKGLSRYAETFGGQYRRIEAVAKIGDKFRVLDLTEPGTRAAVATATTIKALYESDAAADYLA, from the coding sequence ATGAAATTCACGCTGAAAGACTACCAGGAAGAAGCCGTCAAGGACGTGCTGGTCAACCTCAAGAAGGCGTCACGTCGTTGGCGCGAGGACAAGGACAAGCACGCCTTCTCATTGACCGCGACAACCGGTGCAGGCAAGACCGTGATGGCGGCGGCTGTGTTCGAGGCGCTGTTCCATGGGGATGACAACTACGACATCGAACCCGATCCCGGCGCGGTGGTGATCTGGTTCAGCGATGATCCCTCCCTGAACGAACAGTCCCGGTTCCGTCTGCTGGAGGCATCCGACCGCATCTCGATCTCGGACTTGGTGGTCGTGCAAAGCACTTTCCAGCGGGAAACGCTGGAAGCGGGGAAGATTTATTTCCTGAATACCCAGAAGCTGGGCAAGTCGAGCCTGCTGGTCCGTGGCCACGATGCCGATGATGAAGGCATCGAAAAGGATGGCCAGATGCGGATCATGCCCGACATGCGGTCGTTCACGATCTGGGACACGATCCAGAACACGATCGATGATCCGGCGCTGACTTTGTATCTGGTGTTGGACGAGGCACACCGCGGGATGCGCGCAGCCACCGGGGCGGGCGAGAAGACCACCATCGTCAAACGACTGATCAACGGGACCGGCTCGGTCCCCGGCATTCCAGTCGTCTTGGGGATTTCCGCGACTGTGGATCGCTTCAACGCGGCGATGACCGACATGCAGGGCCGCGCCACGCTTCCCAATGTGGTCGTGGATTCAGCCAAGGTGCAAGCCTCGGGCCTGCTGAAGGACACGATCATCCTGGACGTGCCGAAGGAGGTGGGTCAGTTCGACACCGTGCTCGTCCGGCGTGGCACGGACAAGCTGAAGGACATCTCGGCGGCGTGGGCGGCTTATGCGCAAGCGCAGAATGACGCGGACACCGTGTTGCCTCTGATGGTGTTGCAGGTGCCGAATTCCCCGGACCCAAACGACATCGGCCGGGCGCTAGACACGATCTATGACCGCTGGCCGGACTTGCCAGACGACGCCGTGGCGCATGTGTTTGGCGAGCACACCGCGCAGACCTTCGGTCGGCACACTGTTCGCTACATCTCGCCCGAGCGCGTGCAGGAGTCGACCTGGGTGCGGATCCTGATCGCCAAGGATGCCATCAGCACGGGCTGGGACTGTCCTCGCGCAGAAGTCATGGTCTCTTTCAGGCCCGCCAAGGACAAGACCCACATCACGCAGTTGCTCGGCCGCATGGTGCGCACGCCCCTCGCGCGCCGCATCCCGGGCAATGATCGCTTGAACGCCGTCGACTGCCTGCTGCCGTTTTTCGACGAACAGTCGGTCAGCGAAGTGGCCAAGGCCCTGATGTCGGGTGGCGATGGCGGCGACGACCTTCCCGGCCGTCGCGTTCTGATCAATCCGGCAGAGATGAAACCAAATCCGGCTATCGCGGAAGCCGTGTGGGAAAAGCTGGTGTCGTTGCCATCCCAGACATTGCCAAAGCGCCAGGCCCGCCCAGTGAAGCGCCTGACCTCGCTGGCGCATGAACTGGCAGCGGACGGGCTGCTGCCAGAAGCCGGAAAGCTGGCGCATGCAGAAATGCACAAAGTGCTTGAAGGAACGCGAGCGCGGTACAAGGACGAGATCGCCGCCTCGCGAAAAGCGGTGATGACGGTCGAGGGTAAGAGCCTGAAGACCGATATGAAGGCCGGGGAAATGACCTTCGATGATTTCCTCGAAGTCGCAGACTATGCAGTGATCGAAGATGCCTACCGCAGGGCCGGGCGTGCCATCAGCCCGGACCTGGCCACGACGTACAGCGACTTCATCGCCAAAGCCGACGGCGATCCAGACGACCTAGAAGGGGCGCTGATTGAAGCCCACGTCACTGTTGCGGCGCTTGGGCTGGTGCCGCAAGTGAAGGAGGCGCTGGAGGCTGAGGCAGAGAAGCTCGCGACGCAGTGGCTCTCCAAGTATCGAGTCCAGATCAAGAGCCTGTCAGACGAAAGGCAGGACGTTTACCGGCAGATCCGGGAAATGAGCGCCAACCCGATGGAGGTTGATCTCGCGCGCCCGACGTCGTGGATGCAGCCAACAGTCATCCGGGAGGCCAACGGCAACGAAACGCTGCTGCCTCGCTTCGAGCGGCACCTCTTGTGCGGCGATGACGGCCTTTTCCCCGAGGACTTCAATACTTGGGAGGGCGAAGTCGTGAATGCCGAACTGAAGCGGGCGGGGACGTTGGGATGGTATCGCAACCCTTCCAGAGCCAGTCAGGACTCGCTCGGCATCGTTTACGCTGAGGGCGAGGAAACGAAGATCGTTCGTCCTGACTTTGTATTTCTTGGTCAACTGGCCGATGGATCAGTCGTTGCCGACATAGTCGACCCGCATGGCATCCAGTTCGGCGATGCGATGCCAAAGTTGAAGGGGCTATCCCGCTATGCAGAGACTTTCGGTGGCCAGTATCGCCGGATCGAAGCTGTTGCGAAGATTGGCGACAAATTCCGCGTCCTCGACTTGACGGAGCCTGGCACCCGAGCCGCCGTCGCAACGGCTACGACAATCAAGGCCTTGTACGAGAGCGACGCAGCTGCGGACTACTTGGCCTAG
- a CDS encoding response regulator transcription factor yields MRVLIIEDDAVLRDGLQVGLRLAGFSPDSVGSLGDARSALRAARFEVLVLDLMLPDGSGLDLLAELRRARDPVPVLVLTARDRPGDKVRGLDLGADDYLGKPFDLEELAARLRALGRRPAALSRTQPVWNGVTLDLACQEARRGETVIPLSPREFSVLQALMAHPRAILSKSRLEEHLYGWQEEVDSNTVEVHVHKLRAKLGHGFIETVRGAGYRLAEPE; encoded by the coding sequence ATGCGGGTTCTGATTATCGAGGATGACGCGGTGCTGCGCGACGGGCTGCAGGTCGGGCTGCGGCTGGCGGGCTTCAGCCCCGACTCCGTCGGCAGCCTGGGCGATGCCCGCAGCGCGCTGCGGGCCGCGCGGTTCGAGGTGCTGGTGCTGGACCTGATGCTGCCCGACGGCTCCGGCCTCGATCTGCTGGCGGAACTGCGCCGTGCCCGCGATCCGGTGCCGGTGCTGGTGCTGACCGCCCGCGACCGTCCCGGCGACAAGGTGCGCGGGCTCGACCTTGGCGCCGACGACTACCTGGGCAAACCCTTCGACCTGGAAGAGCTGGCGGCGCGCCTGCGCGCCCTTGGCCGCCGCCCCGCGGCGCTCTCGCGCACCCAGCCGGTCTGGAACGGTGTCACTCTCGACCTTGCCTGCCAGGAGGCGCGGCGGGGCGAGACTGTCATTCCGCTGTCGCCGCGGGAGTTTTCGGTGCTGCAGGCGCTGATGGCCCATCCGCGCGCCATCCTCAGCAAGAGCCGGCTGGAAGAGCATCTCTATGGCTGGCAGGAAGAGGTCGACAGCAACACCGTCGAGGTGCATGTCCACAAGCTGCGCGCCAAGCTCGGGCACGGCTTCATCGAAACCGTGCGCGGCGCCGGCTACCGGCTGGCGGAGCCCGAATGA
- a CDS encoding L,D-transpeptidase, producing MRLPLLLPLLLALAACAQPEATRAPIPQTPTLDPELLAMYAELPDGDLTIPAIPPKWLSERNKRTEVDYWTEEAPGTIIVDPFARYLYLVQSGNRAMRYAVAVGEEGRGFSGEATIPYTREWPSWTPTQNMIAEDPEQYGPVRDGLPGGLENPLGARALYLFQNGRDTLYRIHGTANPWSIGQATSAGCIRLYNQDIVDLHNRVKPGARVVVLDQSQTGKGTVPPGTPLPPVDYPAGFVALTPATAATAATAPAPQVN from the coding sequence ATGCGACTGCCCCTGCTCCTGCCCCTGCTCCTCGCCCTCGCCGCCTGCGCCCAGCCCGAGGCGACGCGCGCGCCCATCCCGCAAACCCCGACGCTCGATCCCGAGCTGCTGGCGATGTATGCCGAACTCCCGGACGGCGACCTCACCATCCCTGCCATTCCCCCCAAATGGCTGTCCGAACGCAACAAGCGCACCGAAGTCGACTACTGGACCGAAGAGGCCCCCGGCACCATCATCGTCGATCCCTTCGCGCGCTACCTCTACCTCGTGCAAAGCGGCAACCGCGCCATGCGCTACGCCGTGGCGGTGGGCGAGGAAGGCCGCGGCTTCTCGGGCGAGGCGACGATCCCCTATACCCGCGAATGGCCCAGCTGGACGCCGACGCAGAACATGATCGCCGAAGACCCCGAGCAATACGGGCCGGTCAGGGACGGTCTGCCCGGCGGGCTGGAAAACCCGCTTGGCGCCCGCGCGCTCTACCTGTTCCAGAACGGGCGAGATACGCTCTACCGCATCCACGGCACCGCGAATCCCTGGTCGATCGGGCAGGCGACCTCGGCCGGCTGCATCCGGCTCTACAACCAGGACATCGTCGACCTGCACAACCGCGTGAAGCCCGGCGCGCGGGTTGTGGTGCTGGACCAGTCGCAAACCGGCAAGGGCACGGTCCCGCCAGGCACCCCGCTGCCGCCGGTGGACTATCCCGCCGGCTTCGTCGCGCTGACGCCCGCAACCGCGGCCACCGCCGCCACCGCGCCCGCGCCGCAGGTGAACTGA
- a CDS encoding DsbA family protein — MRQPLTRRHLIAAGAALALTPAALRAQGFPDPAEVLNDPDAPVQGNPAGDVTVIEYFDYQCPYCKANHPLLMRELARDGGIRLILKDWPVFGPPSLHAAQLVLGAQQQGQYPAAQAALMATKGRLTEAQIDRRLKEAGIDLAAASAAYRAQQDRWAALLARNAAQAAGFGFFGTPSYVVGMTLFPGVIDQATLRQAIKAARTG; from the coding sequence ATGCGCCAGCCCCTCACCCGCCGCCACCTGATCGCCGCCGGCGCCGCGCTGGCCCTCACCCCCGCCGCCCTGCGCGCCCAGGGCTTCCCCGACCCGGCCGAAGTTCTGAATGATCCCGACGCGCCGGTTCAGGGCAACCCCGCAGGCGATGTCACGGTGATCGAGTACTTCGATTACCAATGCCCCTACTGCAAGGCCAACCACCCGCTGCTGATGCGCGAGCTGGCGCGCGACGGCGGCATCCGCCTGATCCTCAAGGACTGGCCGGTCTTCGGCCCGCCCTCGCTGCACGCCGCGCAACTCGTGCTCGGCGCGCAGCAACAGGGCCAGTACCCCGCCGCGCAGGCGGCGCTGATGGCGACGAAGGGCCGCCTGACCGAGGCGCAGATCGACCGCAGGCTGAAAGAGGCCGGGATCGACCTTGCCGCGGCCTCTGCCGCCTATCGTGCGCAGCAGGATCGGTGGGCGGCGCTGCTGGCACGCAACGCCGCGCAGGCCGCGGGCTTCGGCTTCTTCGGCACGCCGTCCTATGTGGTCGGGATGACGCTGTTCCCCGGGGTCATCGACCAGGCCACCCTGCGCCAGGCGATCAAGGCCGCCCGCACCGGCTGA
- a CDS encoding helix-turn-helix domain-containing protein, which produces MTRQSEPKMPAKSADQTRIIRIARESGEAAELPEPLNLGERVRELRKAKGWTLEQAAVQAGLARSTLSKIENGQMSPTYEALKKLAEGLAISVPQLFTPPSKAQVTGRMAVTRVGEGQAQATVTYEHELLAGALRAKQMLPYRARIRARTLEEFGGWVRHDGEEFLYVLTGVIRLYSEFYEPVDLRRGDSAYYDATMGHNVISISEEDATILWVTSLV; this is translated from the coding sequence ATGACGCGGCAGAGCGAGCCCAAGATGCCGGCAAAGAGTGCCGACCAGACCCGGATCATCCGCATCGCCCGCGAAAGCGGCGAGGCGGCGGAACTGCCCGAGCCGCTGAACCTGGGCGAACGGGTGCGCGAGCTGCGCAAGGCGAAGGGCTGGACGCTGGAACAGGCGGCGGTGCAGGCCGGGCTGGCACGCTCCACCCTGTCGAAGATCGAGAACGGGCAGATGTCGCCCACCTATGAGGCGCTGAAGAAGCTGGCCGAGGGGCTGGCGATTTCGGTGCCGCAACTGTTCACCCCGCCGTCGAAGGCGCAGGTGACGGGCCGCATGGCGGTGACGCGGGTTGGCGAGGGCCAGGCGCAGGCCACCGTGACCTATGAGCATGAGTTGCTGGCCGGCGCGCTGCGCGCCAAGCAGATGCTGCCCTACCGCGCCCGCATCCGTGCCCGCACGCTGGAGGAGTTCGGCGGCTGGGTGCGCCATGACGGCGAGGAATTCCTGTATGTGCTGACCGGGGTGATCCGGCTCTATTCCGAATTCTACGAGCCGGTGGACCTGCGCCGCGGCGACAGCGCCTATTACGACGCGACGATGGGCCATAACGTGATCTCGATCAGCGAAGAGGATGCGACGATCCTGTGGGTCACCTCGTTGGTCTGA
- a CDS encoding class I adenylate-forming enzyme family protein, whose product MLSIYSEGSAPAIPAPFNLAAHVLAAGAATPGKSALQILRPTGAERWSYARLIGAVRGTATGLLQAGLAPGDRVLLRLGNTVEFPVAFLGAIAAGLVPVPTSAQLTVAEITAMAAGLDARLIVAGESVALPEGSAAPVLTEAALRGFEALPPADWHMGDPERPAYIIYTSGTSGTSRGVVHAHRAILGRAMMLQGWEGLGPADRLLHAGAFNWTYTLGTGLMDPWTVGATALIPGAGTSTAQLPLLLRRFDATIFAAAPGVFRQMLREAPNLPLPKLRHGLSAGEKLPAPIRAAWEAATGTPICEALGMSEISTFISAAPDRPAPAEATGWPQPGRRVAVLNAAGQPVPRGSPGTLAVDRADPGLFLGYLDASGETAARMQGMWFLTGDTVKMALDGAITYLGRADDMMNAGGFRVSPLEVEAVIAAHPAIAEAAAVELPVKAGASVIAVFYVASSEVTEAELQEHARTRLARYKEPRLWVAVDALPKNANGKANRRALREGWTAANRKTHP is encoded by the coding sequence ATGCTGTCCATTTATTCCGAAGGCAGCGCCCCTGCCATCCCCGCGCCCTTCAACCTTGCGGCGCATGTGCTGGCCGCGGGCGCCGCGACGCCTGGCAAGAGCGCCCTGCAGATCCTGCGCCCCACCGGCGCCGAACGCTGGAGCTATGCCCGGCTGATCGGCGCCGTGCGCGGCACCGCGACCGGCCTGCTGCAGGCGGGGCTGGCCCCGGGCGACCGGGTGCTGCTGCGGCTGGGGAACACGGTGGAGTTTCCGGTGGCCTTCCTCGGCGCCATCGCCGCGGGCCTCGTGCCGGTGCCGACCTCGGCGCAGCTGACGGTGGCCGAGATCACCGCGATGGCCGCGGGCCTCGATGCCCGGCTGATCGTGGCAGGCGAGAGCGTGGCCCTGCCCGAAGGCTCCGCCGCTCCGGTGCTGACCGAAGCGGCGCTGCGCGGGTTCGAGGCGCTGCCCCCCGCCGACTGGCACATGGGCGACCCGGAGCGGCCGGCCTACATCATCTACACCTCCGGCACCTCGGGGACCTCGCGCGGGGTGGTCCATGCCCACCGCGCCATCCTCGGCCGTGCGATGATGCTGCAAGGATGGGAGGGGCTGGGGCCCGCCGACCGGCTGCTTCATGCCGGCGCCTTCAACTGGACCTATACGCTCGGCACCGGGCTGATGGATCCCTGGACCGTCGGCGCCACCGCGCTGATCCCCGGCGCCGGGACCAGCACCGCGCAGCTGCCGCTGCTGCTCAGGCGCTTTGACGCCACCATCTTCGCCGCCGCCCCCGGCGTCTTCCGCCAGATGCTGCGCGAGGCGCCGAACCTGCCGCTGCCGAAGCTGCGCCACGGGCTGTCTGCCGGCGAGAAGCTCCCCGCCCCGATCCGCGCCGCGTGGGAGGCCGCAACCGGCACCCCGATCTGCGAGGCGCTCGGCATGTCCGAGATTTCCACCTTCATCTCCGCAGCCCCGGACCGTCCCGCCCCGGCCGAGGCGACCGGCTGGCCCCAGCCCGGCCGCCGCGTCGCGGTACTGAACGCCGCCGGCCAGCCCGTCCCCCGCGGCAGCCCCGGCACATTGGCCGTGGACCGCGCCGATCCGGGCCTGTTCCTGGGCTATCTGGATGCCTCCGGGGAAACCGCGGCGCGGATGCAGGGGATGTGGTTCCTGACCGGCGATACCGTGAAGATGGCCCTGGATGGGGCCATCACCTATCTGGGCCGGGCCGACGACATGATGAACGCCGGCGGCTTCCGCGTCTCGCCGCTGGAGGTCGAGGCCGTCATAGCCGCCCATCCCGCCATCGCCGAGGCGGCGGCGGTAGAGCTGCCGGTGAAGGCCGGTGCCAGCGTCATCGCCGTCTTCTACGTCGCATCGAGCGAGGTGACCGAGGCAGAGCTGCAGGAGCACGCCCGCACCCGCCTCGCCCGCTACAAGGAACCCCGGCTCTGGGTGGCCGTTGACGCCCTGCCGAAAAACGCCAATGGCAAGGCCAACCGCCGCGCGCTGCGCGAGGGCTGGACCGCTGCAAACCGAAAGACACATCCTTGA
- a CDS encoding DsbA family oxidoreductase, which translates to MIRLDIIADYACPWCYLGKAMLDRALEAHPSHPFTVEWHPYQIDPSVPPEGMDRLEYMAARFGDVASITRVHEPLLAMAETAGVQFNLPAITRTPNTLNAHRLTHWAALEGRQAAMVSALYRAYWREGQDIGDTATLTKIAVQAGMDESLTARLLAGEADRDLTLQRIAHSRSRGVTSVPTFIIADRHALMGAQEPALWAQVIQEVTQGLSQPDEAPE; encoded by the coding sequence TTGATCCGGCTCGACATCATCGCTGACTACGCCTGCCCCTGGTGCTATCTCGGCAAGGCGATGCTGGACCGCGCGCTGGAAGCGCATCCGTCGCATCCCTTCACCGTCGAATGGCATCCCTACCAAATCGACCCCAGCGTCCCGCCCGAAGGCATGGACCGGCTGGAATACATGGCCGCCCGCTTCGGCGATGTCGCCTCCATCACCCGCGTTCACGAACCGCTGCTGGCAATGGCCGAAACCGCCGGCGTCCAGTTCAACCTGCCCGCCATCACCCGCACCCCCAACACGCTGAACGCCCACCGCCTGACCCATTGGGCCGCGCTCGAAGGGCGGCAGGCGGCGATGGTCTCGGCGCTCTACCGGGCCTATTGGCGCGAAGGGCAGGATATCGGCGACACCGCCACCCTCACGAAGATCGCAGTTCAGGCCGGGATGGACGAGTCCCTCACCGCCCGCCTGCTGGCCGGCGAGGCCGACCGGGACCTGACCCTGCAGCGCATCGCCCATTCCCGCAGCCGCGGCGTCACCTCGGTGCCGACCTTCATCATCGCCGACCGCCATGCCCTGATGGGCGCACAAGAGCCTGCCCTCTGGGCGCAGGTGATCCAGGAAGTCACGCAAGGGCTTTCCCAACCGGACGAGGCCCCCGAATGA
- a CDS encoding multidrug effflux MFS transporter: MTDTPPQSGPQSGPTIRRLPMPEFVAMLATLFATIAFSIDAMLPALPQIAAELVPNDVNRAQLILTSFVLGMGVGTLFAGPISDATGRKIAITGGFGLYILGAVLAWRAQSIEMLLLARFLQGLGAAGPRIVSLALIRDLYQGREMARVTSFVMMIFILIPAVAPSIGAVVIAFTGWRGIFGAFILFGLIGLLWLNLRQAETLPPAKRRPLTVISLAAAAREVLADREVRVYTVVMTLGFGQMFAVLSSSQQLFSETYGRGDSFPLWFAGMALLAGTGSILNARFVVRLGMRRIAVMAYMMQTCVSAVMLVLALTGALPAWAEFPAFFFWVTSVFFMAGVTFGNLNALALQRMGHIAGMAASIVAAVSTVLAVVIAAPLGLMFDGTARPLIVGVLVCSGLAWGLMRRTVTTG, encoded by the coding sequence ATGACCGACACGCCCCCCCAGAGCGGCCCCCAAAGCGGCCCAACCATCCGCCGCCTGCCGATGCCCGAATTCGTGGCCATGCTCGCCACCCTCTTCGCCACCATCGCCTTTTCCATCGACGCGATGCTGCCCGCCCTGCCGCAGATCGCGGCGGAACTCGTGCCAAATGACGTGAACCGCGCCCAGCTGATCCTCACCTCCTTCGTGCTGGGGATGGGCGTCGGCACCCTCTTCGCCGGCCCGATCTCGGATGCCACCGGCCGCAAGATCGCCATCACCGGCGGCTTCGGGCTCTACATCCTCGGGGCCGTGCTGGCCTGGCGCGCGCAAAGCATCGAGATGCTGCTGCTCGCCCGCTTCCTGCAGGGCCTTGGCGCCGCCGGGCCGCGCATCGTCAGCCTTGCCCTCATCCGCGACCTCTATCAGGGGCGCGAGATGGCGCGCGTCACCTCTTTCGTGATGATGATCTTCATCCTGATCCCGGCCGTCGCCCCCTCGATCGGCGCTGTGGTCATCGCCTTCACCGGCTGGCGCGGCATCTTCGGCGCCTTCATCCTGTTCGGGCTGATCGGCCTGCTGTGGTTGAACCTGCGCCAGGCCGAGACCCTGCCCCCCGCCAAGCGCCGGCCGCTGACGGTCATCAGCCTCGCCGCCGCCGCACGCGAGGTTCTGGCAGACCGCGAGGTGCGGGTCTACACTGTGGTGATGACCCTTGGCTTCGGCCAGATGTTCGCCGTGCTCTCCTCCTCGCAGCAGCTCTTCTCCGAAACCTACGGGCGCGGCGACAGCTTCCCCCTGTGGTTCGCCGGCATGGCGCTGCTGGCGGGCACCGGCTCGATCCTCAACGCCCGCTTCGTGGTGCGGCTGGGGATGCGGCGGATCGCGGTCATGGCCTATATGATGCAGACCTGCGTGTCGGCGGTGATGCTGGTGCTGGCGCTGACCGGCGCCCTGCCCGCCTGGGCCGAGTTCCCCGCCTTCTTCTTCTGGGTCACATCGGTGTTCTTCATGGCCGGCGTCACCTTCGGCAACCTCAATGCGCTGGCGCTGCAGCGCATGGGCCATATCGCCGGCATGGCCGCCTCCATCGTTGCAGCGGTGTCGACCGTGCTTGCCGTGGTGATCGCGGCGCCGCTGGGACTGATGTTCGACGGCACCGCGCGGCCGCTGATCGTGGGGGTGCTGGTCTGCTCGGGGCTGGCCTGGGGGCTGATGCGACGGACGGTCACCACCGGCTGA
- a CDS encoding component of SufBCD complex translates to MSLVYQLIDLRSFSNLWYWIALAFTWSRAAHWILGVPWDMVQRARRVGGPAELDFQMLLRANLNRIGYISQVAGTAAVAIVSALLTSLAMLGFGYGVEFCQALFLIVFPMSLVGLMSLRMAHWIDAAGVEGAALHRALAWHRVRVQALGLVSIFITAMWGMLQNLNLSVLY, encoded by the coding sequence ATGAGCCTCGTGTACCAGCTGATCGACCTGCGCTCTTTCTCGAACCTGTGGTACTGGATCGCGCTGGCCTTCACCTGGTCGCGCGCCGCGCATTGGATCCTGGGCGTGCCCTGGGACATGGTGCAGCGCGCCCGGCGCGTCGGCGGCCCGGCCGAGCTGGATTTCCAGATGCTGCTGCGCGCCAACCTCAACCGCATCGGCTATATCTCGCAGGTGGCGGGCACGGCGGCGGTTGCCATCGTCTCGGCGCTGCTGACCTCGCTGGCGATGCTGGGCTTCGGCTATGGGGTGGAGTTCTGCCAGGCGCTGTTCCTGATCGTGTTTCCAATGTCGCTGGTGGGGCTGATGTCGCTGCGTATGGCGCACTGGATCGACGCGGCCGGGGTCGAGGGCGCCGCGCTGCATCGGGCGCTGGCCTGGCACCGGGTGCGGGTGCAGGCGCTTGGCCTCGTCTCGATCTTCATCACCGCGATGTGGGGGATGCTGCAGAACCTCAACCTCAGTGTGCTGTACTGA